Proteins encoded within one genomic window of Granulicella pectinivorans:
- a CDS encoding acetamidase/formamidase family protein translates to MRRTRLFSAILFAASALHAQDYTLLATPSTVEWGHYAANVKPALTVPSGATVKIQTLSTCGPTDRLIARGIKAEDIPAYNDDVYKGYPDKDKGPGGHILTGPVFVEGAEPGDVLEVQILKVDIDANFACNGLGLHRGFLPMEFPYSRQRLIPLDRAKMLGHFAPGIDIPLHPFFGSMGVAPSAGRVDSAPPFSHAGNMDNKELVAGTTLYIPVSARGALFVAGDGHAGQGNGEVDITAMETFLTGTFRFVVHKKKPLIWPRAETPTHYITMGFSPDLKEATEHALRDMIDFLVEEKHMTRDDAYMLASVAVDLDITQLVDGNVGVHAMCPKNIFTAPQK, encoded by the coding sequence ATGCGCCGTACCCGCCTGTTCTCCGCGATCCTCTTCGCTGCCTCCGCACTGCACGCCCAGGACTACACTCTTCTCGCCACACCCTCCACCGTAGAGTGGGGTCATTACGCCGCGAACGTCAAGCCTGCGCTCACCGTGCCCTCGGGCGCGACCGTCAAGATCCAGACCCTCTCCACCTGCGGCCCCACCGATCGCCTCATCGCCCGAGGCATCAAGGCCGAGGACATTCCCGCCTACAACGATGACGTCTACAAAGGCTATCCCGACAAGGACAAAGGCCCCGGCGGCCACATCCTCACCGGCCCCGTCTTCGTGGAAGGTGCGGAGCCTGGCGATGTCCTCGAGGTGCAGATTCTCAAGGTGGATATCGATGCCAACTTCGCCTGCAACGGCTTGGGCCTGCACCGCGGCTTCCTCCCCATGGAGTTCCCATACAGCCGCCAGCGCCTCATCCCGCTCGACCGCGCCAAGATGCTCGGGCATTTTGCTCCGGGCATCGATATCCCGCTGCATCCGTTCTTCGGGTCGATGGGCGTCGCGCCGTCGGCAGGCCGCGTCGATAGCGCACCGCCGTTCTCGCACGCCGGCAACATGGACAACAAGGAACTCGTGGCCGGTACCACGCTCTACATTCCGGTCTCGGCCAGGGGAGCCCTCTTCGTCGCCGGAGACGGCCACGCCGGACAGGGCAATGGCGAAGTCGACATCACCGCCATGGAGACCTTTCTGACCGGCACGTTCCGGTTCGTCGTTCACAAGAAGAAGCCGCTCATCTGGCCGCGCGCCGAGACCCCGACGCACTACATCACCATGGGGTTCAGCCCCGACCTCAAGGAGGCCACCGAACACGCGCTGCGCGACATGATCGACTTCCTCGTCGAAGAGAAGCACATGACCCGCGACGACGCCTACATGCTCGCGAGCGTGGCGGTTGACCTGGACATCACGCAACTCGTAGACGGAAACGTTGGCGTCCACGCCATGTGTCCAAAGAACATCTTCACGGCACCGCAAAAGTAG
- a CDS encoding Hpt domain-containing protein, with translation MSDAAAKTAALLATMWEKNLPVLRERVAVLDRAAQAALAGALHDELRVEAAAVAHKLAGSLGMFGYPEGTRVARELEVELGETNTTKAARLEELVHTLRAVLPL, from the coding sequence GTGTCTGACGCCGCAGCCAAGACGGCGGCGCTCCTCGCGACGATGTGGGAGAAGAATCTCCCCGTGCTGCGTGAGCGGGTTGCAGTACTGGACCGTGCGGCGCAGGCGGCTTTGGCCGGGGCCTTGCACGACGAGCTTCGGGTGGAGGCGGCAGCGGTCGCACATAAGCTGGCCGGATCGCTGGGGATGTTCGGGTATCCGGAGGGGACGCGCGTGGCACGGGAGCTGGAAGTCGAGCTGGGTGAGACGAACACGACGAAGGCTGCCCGGCTTGAGGAACTTGTTCACACACTTCGAGCAGTTCTGCCTTTATAG
- a CDS encoding response regulator, producing the protein MRRILIIDDEDDIREVAGLSLEATAGWVITTASSGAEGIQVCAAANPKPDAILMDVMMPDMDGPTTFRKMQETPGVAGIPVVLLTAKVQGVDQRRFAGLGVASVLFKPFDPLTLAQQIADVLGWPSV; encoded by the coding sequence GTGCGGCGGATTTTGATTATTGACGATGAAGACGATATCCGAGAGGTAGCCGGTTTGTCGCTGGAGGCGACCGCCGGATGGGTGATTACGACGGCGTCGTCGGGTGCGGAAGGGATCCAGGTGTGCGCTGCGGCGAACCCGAAGCCCGACGCGATCCTGATGGACGTGATGATGCCCGACATGGACGGCCCAACCACCTTCCGGAAGATGCAGGAGACGCCCGGGGTTGCGGGGATTCCGGTGGTGCTGCTGACAGCGAAGGTGCAGGGCGTCGACCAGAGGCGGTTTGCCGGGCTGGGAGTGGCCTCTGTATTGTTCAAGCCGTTCGATCCTCTCACGCTGGCGCAGCAGATTGCGGATGTGCTCGGGTGGCCCAGTGTCTGA
- a CDS encoding alpha/beta fold hydrolase, whose product MTFRSMMAMVVFGAASLPCALAQAPTRFTVTVEGKGPDVVLLPGLASSRAVYDDEAKLLTPHYTLHRVQINGFAGSPAGPNAEGPLLMPIVEELHGYIAANKLHPAVIGHSLGGLLTLMLAAKYPGDIDKMMIVDALPFYGLVFNKDATVEMLKPQVDAMAGQMLAMPDDQFAAIQPMVVKTMVNSPEGQKAVAKSSITSDRTVYVHAMQEDMATDVRPSLASIKTPAVLIYPFDGTVVKDPAPITAVYTSAYATMPQIRFVKVDNSRHFIMYDQPAVFDAQVQAFLK is encoded by the coding sequence ATGACATTCCGTTCGATGATGGCGATGGTGGTTTTTGGGGCGGCTTCGCTTCCCTGTGCGTTGGCGCAAGCGCCGACACGGTTTACGGTGACGGTCGAGGGGAAAGGTCCGGATGTGGTGCTGCTTCCCGGGCTGGCCAGCTCGCGTGCGGTGTATGACGACGAGGCGAAGCTGCTGACTCCGCATTACACGCTGCACCGGGTGCAGATCAATGGATTTGCGGGCTCTCCGGCGGGGCCGAATGCCGAGGGGCCTTTGCTGATGCCCATCGTCGAAGAGCTGCATGGATACATCGCGGCGAACAAGCTGCATCCAGCGGTGATCGGGCACTCGCTGGGCGGATTGCTGACGCTGATGCTGGCGGCAAAATATCCGGGGGACATAGACAAGATGATGATCGTCGATGCCCTTCCCTTCTACGGACTGGTCTTCAACAAGGACGCCACGGTGGAGATGCTGAAGCCGCAGGTGGATGCGATGGCCGGTCAGATGCTGGCGATGCCGGACGATCAGTTTGCGGCGATCCAGCCGATGGTGGTGAAGACGATGGTGAACTCACCCGAGGGCCAGAAGGCCGTCGCGAAGAGCTCGATTACCTCCGACCGCACGGTGTATGTGCATGCGATGCAAGAGGACATGGCGACGGATGTGCGGCCCAGCCTCGCCTCGATCAAGACGCCGGCCGTGCTGATCTATCCGTTCGACGGTACGGTGGTAAAGGACCCGGCGCCGATCACGGCGGTCTATACGAGCGCTTATGCGACGATGCCGCAGATCCGGTTCGTCAAGGTGGACAACTCGAGGCACTTCATCATGTACGACCAGCCGGCGGTGTTCGATGCCCAGGTGCAGGCGTTTTTGAAGTAG
- a CDS encoding ATP-binding response regulator, whose product MTPLLPISVVALLGTTGGFAYGWSKERRANALLRIELEQSQSKVRSDELQLSQRSQLDTIKDEFISTVSHELRTPLTSIRGALGLLSAGLMGSLDAKAHNLLRIAVTNTDRLIRLINDILDLERMESGKASLQLKRCSLSELVQQAMDTMVSMAEGAGVKLVFAPAAPAPPPAVRPGSGERLAAGERVVDRRGMIAAENRREPTRPDDRRSDGRRVEGVERRKSRDGLSGPVPLFFDGDSDRILQVLINLLSNAIKFSPPNSTVTIYLEAAPDLLHLRVTDEGRGIPADKLETIFDRFQQVEATDARQKGGTGLGLAICRSIIQQHGGAIWAERNPVRGVSLCVDLPRINRATDQITRSTVDALGGSLPKTEGSVLVCDDDQGIRTVVAEHLRKQGYRVIEASSGEETLKLAEQQPLDAILLDLYMPGLSGWEVLQRLKNTPATASIPVVILSVLSPAERPGIIGDAQGWVQKPFNENLLFAELGRVLHPDGGPGHILLVEDDHDLASIVIAGFEEAHVRIQHAATRQQAMDQCKLERPDLLILDLTLPDGDGFSLVDWLRQQPELKTLPLVVYSGREVSEGERMKLRLGPTQFLTKAKVQPQEVEELVLTMVHKLRPPAPVVADDAKTDELGTA is encoded by the coding sequence ATGACTCCCCTCCTTCCCATCTCCGTCGTGGCTTTGCTGGGTACGACGGGTGGTTTTGCCTATGGCTGGTCGAAGGAGCGGAGGGCGAACGCGCTGCTGCGGATCGAGTTGGAACAGTCGCAGTCGAAGGTGCGAAGCGATGAGTTGCAGCTCTCGCAACGGTCGCAACTGGACACGATCAAGGACGAGTTTATTTCGACCGTCTCGCATGAGCTGAGGACGCCGCTGACGAGTATTCGAGGGGCGCTCGGGCTTCTGTCGGCTGGATTGATGGGCTCGCTCGATGCGAAGGCGCACAACCTGCTGCGCATTGCGGTTACGAATACGGACCGGCTGATCCGGCTGATCAACGACATCCTGGATCTCGAACGCATGGAGTCGGGCAAGGCTTCGCTGCAGTTGAAGCGCTGTTCGCTGAGCGAACTCGTGCAACAGGCGATGGACACGATGGTGTCGATGGCGGAGGGTGCGGGCGTGAAGCTGGTCTTTGCTCCGGCGGCTCCTGCGCCTCCCCCGGCGGTGCGTCCGGGGTCGGGCGAGCGGCTTGCCGCTGGGGAAAGAGTGGTCGACCGGCGCGGGATGATCGCCGCCGAAAACAGGCGCGAGCCGACCAGACCCGATGACAGGCGTTCCGACGGGCGGCGCGTAGAAGGCGTCGAGCGGAGGAAGAGCCGCGATGGGCTGAGCGGCCCGGTGCCTTTGTTCTTCGATGGAGACTCGGACAGGATCTTGCAGGTGTTGATCAATCTGCTGTCGAACGCGATCAAGTTTTCACCGCCCAACTCAACAGTGACGATTTATCTCGAGGCGGCTCCGGACCTGCTGCATCTGCGGGTGACGGATGAGGGTCGCGGCATTCCAGCAGACAAGCTGGAGACGATCTTCGACCGGTTTCAGCAGGTGGAGGCGACCGACGCCAGGCAGAAGGGCGGCACGGGGCTTGGGCTGGCGATCTGCCGGTCGATTATCCAGCAGCACGGCGGGGCGATCTGGGCGGAGAGAAATCCGGTACGCGGCGTGAGCCTGTGCGTGGACCTGCCACGGATCAACCGCGCGACCGACCAGATTACGCGCTCGACGGTAGATGCGCTGGGGGGCTCGCTCCCGAAGACCGAGGGCTCCGTGCTGGTGTGCGACGACGACCAGGGCATTCGTACCGTGGTGGCCGAGCATCTGCGGAAACAGGGGTACCGGGTGATTGAGGCCTCGAGCGGCGAGGAAACCCTGAAGCTCGCGGAGCAGCAACCACTGGATGCGATCCTGCTTGACCTGTACATGCCCGGCCTGAGCGGTTGGGAGGTGCTGCAGCGGCTGAAGAATACGCCGGCCACGGCGAGTATCCCGGTGGTGATCCTGAGCGTCCTGTCGCCCGCAGAGCGGCCCGGAATCATTGGGGATGCGCAGGGATGGGTGCAGAAGCCGTTCAACGAAAATCTGCTATTTGCAGAGCTGGGTCGCGTACTGCACCCGGATGGCGGCCCCGGACATATCCTTCTGGTGGAAGACGACCATGACCTGGCAAGCATCGTCATCGCGGGCTTTGAAGAGGCGCATGTGCGCATCCAACATGCGGCGACGAGGCAGCAGGCGATGGACCAGTGCAAGCTGGAGAGGCCGGACCTGCTGATCCTGGACCTCACGCTGCCGGATGGCGATGGGTTCTCGCTGGTGGACTGGCTGAGGCAGCAACCGGAGCTGAAGACGCTTCCGCTGGTGGTGTACTCGGGCCGCGAGGTGTCGGAGGGTGAGCGGATGAAGCTGCGGCTTGGGCCGACACAGTTCCTGACCAAGGCGAAGGTGCAGCCGCAGGAGGTAGAGGAGCTGGTGTTGACGATGGTGCATAAGCTGCGTCCTCCTGCGCCGGTTGTTGCGGACGATGCGAAGACTGATGAACTGGGAACGGCTTAA
- a CDS encoding S1/P1 nuclease — MPTHLRAKLAAAALLPLLALQPAYGWGRDGHLMINRLAALYLPQDVPAFLRNGEAIDTIEYLGPEPDRWKNRAEEELSSTQSPDHFIDMEWADYAGALPKRRYDFIRALAAAQPAHPDIPLTPEKVGMQPYQVEEVYERLKSTLRDYRRLVAANQDTRPAEMAILFYAGWLGHYVADGSQPLHTTIQYNGWTGPNPNGYSTAHTIHAQFESIYVTANIKPADVAPLVAASRPKALNDEWADYLAYLRHTNSDVEKTYQLEKAGAFTGAGTAEGKAFTEERLAAGAIELRDLIYTAWLRSGDPVQEYKGPQ, encoded by the coding sequence ATGCCCACCCACCTTCGCGCAAAGCTAGCCGCCGCAGCACTCCTTCCCCTCCTAGCCCTCCAGCCCGCCTACGGCTGGGGCCGCGACGGCCACCTCATGATCAACCGCCTCGCCGCCCTCTACCTTCCCCAGGATGTCCCCGCCTTCCTCCGCAACGGCGAGGCCATCGACACCATCGAGTACCTCGGCCCAGAGCCGGACCGCTGGAAGAACCGCGCCGAGGAGGAGCTCTCCTCCACCCAGTCCCCCGACCACTTCATCGACATGGAGTGGGCCGACTACGCCGGCGCCCTCCCCAAACGCCGCTACGACTTCATCCGCGCCCTCGCCGCCGCCCAGCCCGCGCACCCCGACATCCCCCTCACCCCGGAGAAGGTCGGCATGCAGCCCTACCAGGTCGAGGAGGTCTACGAGCGCCTCAAGTCCACACTTCGCGACTACCGCCGCCTCGTCGCCGCCAACCAGGACACCCGCCCCGCCGAGATGGCCATCCTCTTCTACGCCGGCTGGCTCGGCCACTACGTCGCCGACGGCTCCCAACCCCTCCACACCACCATCCAGTACAACGGCTGGACCGGCCCCAACCCCAACGGCTACTCGACCGCCCACACCATCCATGCGCAGTTTGAGTCCATCTACGTCACGGCCAACATCAAACCCGCCGATGTAGCCCCCCTCGTCGCCGCCTCCCGTCCCAAGGCCCTGAATGACGAGTGGGCCGACTACCTCGCCTACCTCCGCCACACCAACTCCGACGTCGAGAAGACCTACCAGCTCGAAAAGGCCGGAGCCTTCACCGGCGCCGGCACCGCCGAGGGCAAGGCCTTCACCGAGGAGCGTCTGGCTGCCGGAGCCATCGAGCTCCGCGACCTCATCTACACCGCCTGGCTCCGCAGCGGCGACCCCGTCCAGGAGTACAAGGGCCCCCAGTGA
- a CDS encoding nicotinate phosphoribosyltransferase — protein sequence MNVNFAERAHNHNWRLDPIVRSLLDTDFYKLLMLQFIWKNFPATQVTSTVLNRTTSVRLADHVPVESLIAQMEYVRGLRFRRSELVWLAGNTFYGTRFIFEPDFLLWLENDFRLSEYVVTESDGQLHITFTGLWTEVTMWEVYALALVSEMRTRSALARLSELELDVLYARAKTRLWDKIEKLRVVPEVRISEFGTRRRHSFLWQEYVVEAMRKTLGASLTGSSNTFLAYKHDLEAIGTNAHELPMALAALASKGTDDELRASQYRVLELWARSYGGELLVMLPDTFGSTQFLAGAPDWVADWTGQRADSKDPFVAGDEYCAWLTSRGRDARKKRFIASDGLDVDEIIDLHHYFHGRIRFSAGWGTLLTNDFRDCHPRNEHDLEPISLVCKLITVDGIPAVKLSDNANKSTGPADLVARYRRVFGSESVEGPPVLV from the coding sequence ATGAACGTCAACTTCGCCGAGCGAGCTCACAACCATAACTGGCGCCTCGACCCCATCGTCCGCTCGCTGCTCGACACCGACTTCTACAAGCTCCTCATGCTCCAGTTCATCTGGAAGAACTTCCCCGCCACGCAGGTCACCAGCACGGTCCTGAACCGGACCACCAGCGTCCGTCTCGCGGACCACGTGCCGGTCGAATCGCTCATCGCCCAGATGGAGTACGTGCGTGGCCTGCGCTTCCGCCGGTCGGAGCTCGTCTGGCTCGCCGGCAACACCTTCTACGGCACCCGCTTCATCTTCGAGCCCGACTTCCTCCTCTGGCTCGAAAACGACTTTCGACTCTCCGAGTACGTCGTCACCGAGTCCGACGGCCAGCTCCACATTACCTTCACCGGCCTTTGGACCGAGGTCACCATGTGGGAGGTCTACGCCCTCGCGCTGGTCTCCGAGATGCGTACCCGCTCCGCCCTCGCCCGTCTCTCCGAGCTCGAACTCGACGTTCTCTACGCGCGCGCCAAGACCCGCCTTTGGGACAAGATCGAGAAGCTCCGCGTCGTCCCGGAGGTGCGGATCTCGGAGTTCGGCACCCGCCGCCGCCACTCCTTCCTCTGGCAGGAGTACGTCGTCGAGGCCATGCGCAAGACGCTTGGCGCATCCCTCACCGGTTCGTCCAACACGTTCCTTGCCTACAAGCACGATCTCGAAGCCATCGGAACCAACGCCCACGAGCTCCCGATGGCCTTGGCCGCCCTCGCCTCAAAGGGCACGGACGACGAGTTACGCGCCAGCCAGTACCGGGTGCTGGAGTTATGGGCCCGCAGCTACGGCGGTGAGCTCCTCGTCATGCTCCCCGACACCTTCGGCTCCACGCAGTTCCTCGCTGGAGCCCCCGACTGGGTCGCCGACTGGACCGGCCAGCGCGCCGACTCCAAAGACCCCTTCGTCGCCGGCGACGAGTACTGTGCCTGGCTCACCAGCCGCGGCCGCGACGCCCGCAAGAAACGCTTCATCGCGTCAGACGGCCTCGACGTCGACGAGATCATCGACCTCCATCACTACTTCCACGGACGCATCCGTTTCTCGGCCGGCTGGGGCACGCTGCTGACGAACGACTTCCGCGACTGCCACCCCCGCAACGAGCACGACCTCGAACCGATCAGCCTCGTCTGCAAGCTCATCACGGTGGACGGCATCCCTGCGGTCAAGCTCTCCGACAACGCCAACAAGTCCACCGGCCCCGCCGATCTCGTAGCCCGCTACCGCAGAGTCTTCGGGAGCGAATCCGTGGAGGGGCCCCCCGTTCTGGTCTAG
- a CDS encoding helix-turn-helix transcriptional regulator yields MNNRLKVLRAERNWSQADLAQKLEVSRQSVNAIETGKFDPSLPLAFKLARLFGTTIEAIFLEE; encoded by the coding sequence ATGAACAACCGTCTGAAGGTGTTGCGGGCGGAGAGGAACTGGTCGCAGGCGGATCTGGCACAGAAGCTGGAGGTCTCGCGGCAGTCGGTAAACGCGATTGAGACGGGGAAGTTCGATCCGTCGCTGCCGCTTGCGTTCAAGCTGGCGCGGCTCTTCGGAACGACCATTGAAGCGATCTTTTTGGAGGAGTAG
- a CDS encoding 1,9-bis(guanidino)-5-aza-nonane synthase: MTTKKELLSAQIQHIDIKQHNVVSLVDAMASMAFTSRDTARAASIYDMMLRDTECGVILCLAGSMVSSGMQKLFVDLIRNNMVDAIVSTGANIVDQDFFEALGYRHYIASDAYKYGEHDGMLREMKIDRIYDTFIDEDELRVCDDVMAQITDSLETRPYSSREFIREMGAYLVKNGRTPAQGNNDSVILAAYEKGVPIFCPAFSDCSAGFGFVAHQHARQGKPMVSIDTAKDFYELTKLKLENPTTGLLMVGGGVPKNFAQDIVVAAEILLGDDAEVSMHKYAIQITVADSRDGALSGSTLKEASSWGKVDTLYEQMVYSEATLALPLIAGYAYHKNAYAERTSKAWNEVLDRAAVAV, translated from the coding sequence ATGACTACGAAAAAAGAGCTTCTCTCCGCCCAGATTCAGCACATCGACATCAAGCAGCACAACGTTGTTTCGCTGGTCGATGCCATGGCCTCGATGGCCTTCACCTCACGCGACACGGCGCGCGCCGCTTCGATCTACGACATGATGCTGCGGGATACGGAGTGCGGCGTGATTCTGTGTCTCGCCGGATCCATGGTCTCGTCGGGCATGCAGAAGCTGTTCGTCGACCTGATCCGCAACAACATGGTCGACGCCATCGTCTCCACCGGCGCGAACATCGTGGACCAGGACTTCTTCGAGGCGCTCGGCTACCGGCACTACATCGCCAGCGATGCGTACAAGTACGGCGAGCACGACGGGATGCTGCGCGAGATGAAGATCGACCGCATCTACGACACGTTCATCGATGAAGATGAGCTGCGCGTATGCGACGACGTCATGGCGCAGATCACGGACTCGCTCGAGACGCGTCCGTACAGCTCGCGTGAGTTCATTCGCGAGATGGGTGCTTACCTGGTGAAAAATGGCCGCACCCCCGCCCAGGGCAATAACGATTCGGTCATTCTGGCTGCGTACGAGAAGGGCGTGCCAATCTTCTGCCCGGCCTTCTCGGACTGCTCGGCGGGCTTCGGATTCGTCGCTCACCAGCATGCGCGTCAGGGCAAGCCGATGGTCTCGATCGATACGGCGAAGGACTTCTACGAGTTGACGAAGCTGAAGCTTGAGAACCCGACGACCGGCCTGCTGATGGTTGGCGGCGGCGTGCCGAAGAACTTCGCGCAGGATATCGTGGTGGCGGCTGAGATTCTTCTGGGCGACGATGCGGAAGTCTCGATGCACAAGTACGCGATCCAGATCACGGTTGCGGATTCGCGCGACGGCGCTCTATCGGGCTCGACGCTGAAGGAAGCCAGCTCGTGGGGTAAGGTCGATACGCTCTATGAGCAGATGGTCTACTCCGAGGCGACGCTCGCACTGCCTTTGATCGCAGGGTATGCGTACCACAAGAACGCCTATGCCGAGCGCACCAGCAAGGCGTGGAACGAAGTGCTGGACCGCGCGGCTGTCGCCGTTTAG
- a CDS encoding glycoside hydrolase family 88/105 protein: MRFAAVLFVFAAVPAIAQQPASPSQLMADTVVAKWPKAMLPTLGSPGKWTYEEGVLLDGMTAEWHTTGNPAYFTYLKATIDPHIDGDATGTTPILGYPASAHSLDNIKTGQNLLTLYRVTQQKKYYLAAKYVRDQLRLQKRTPSGGFWHKDIYPNQVWLDGAYMAGPFLAEYGATFHEAEAFDEVAHEFLLIDQKMRDAKTGLLYHGWDESRQMPWADKTTGLSPEFWGRAMGWYGMALVDVLDWLPLDHPQRPALLAALDRTAKAIVKFQDPAIGLWWQVLNKPAQPGNYVEASASSMFVYTLAKGVRMGYLPQADEAAARRGWDGIQKKFVVTEADGTLTLNGTVKVGGLGGKPYRSGTFDYYTHEPVIANDAKGIGAFLMAGSEMEQASTQAIARNKTVLVDAFFNSQTRPNPAGGTELFHYKWDDDSNNGFSFFGRMFQRYGMKLATEKTAPTADDLKHASIYVFASPDIPSKNPSPNYMDAHSVDVIAAWVKAGGTLVLMQNDGPNAEFAHFDALGDRFGIHFNPVLRNHVLTADKTPGLLTIPAGTGGIFKQEHHTYMKDTCTITVSGAARSILIDKGDTMMAVAHYGKGTVYAVVDPWLYNEYTDGRNLVPSIDTYAAGLELVDWLARRAK; this comes from the coding sequence ATGCGTTTTGCCGCCGTTCTTTTCGTCTTCGCCGCCGTTCCCGCCATCGCGCAGCAGCCCGCGTCCCCTTCGCAACTTATGGCCGACACCGTCGTTGCCAAATGGCCCAAGGCGATGCTCCCCACGCTTGGCTCCCCCGGCAAATGGACCTACGAAGAAGGCGTCCTGCTCGACGGCATGACCGCCGAGTGGCACACCACGGGCAACCCCGCCTACTTCACCTACCTGAAGGCGACCATCGATCCTCACATCGACGGCGACGCGACTGGCACCACGCCCATCCTCGGGTATCCCGCCAGCGCGCATTCCCTTGACAACATCAAGACCGGCCAGAACCTCCTCACGCTTTACCGCGTCACTCAGCAGAAGAAGTACTACCTCGCCGCGAAGTACGTGCGCGACCAGCTCCGCCTGCAGAAGCGCACACCCTCCGGCGGCTTCTGGCACAAGGACATCTACCCCAACCAGGTATGGCTGGATGGAGCCTACATGGCCGGTCCGTTCCTCGCCGAGTATGGCGCCACCTTCCATGAGGCTGAAGCCTTCGACGAAGTGGCTCACGAGTTCCTCCTCATCGACCAGAAGATGCGCGATGCCAAAACCGGTCTGCTCTATCACGGGTGGGACGAGTCCAGGCAGATGCCCTGGGCCGACAAGACCACAGGCCTCAGCCCTGAGTTCTGGGGACGCGCCATGGGCTGGTACGGCATGGCGCTGGTCGACGTGCTCGACTGGCTTCCCCTCGACCACCCCCAGCGCCCGGCACTCCTCGCCGCGCTCGACCGCACCGCAAAGGCGATCGTGAAGTTCCAGGATCCCGCCATCGGACTCTGGTGGCAGGTGCTCAACAAGCCCGCTCAGCCCGGCAACTACGTTGAGGCCTCCGCCTCCAGTATGTTCGTCTACACGCTCGCGAAGGGTGTTCGCATGGGATACCTGCCGCAGGCCGATGAAGCCGCCGCGCGCCGCGGATGGGACGGCATCCAGAAGAAGTTCGTCGTCACCGAAGCAGATGGCACGCTTACCCTCAACGGCACCGTCAAGGTCGGTGGACTCGGCGGCAAGCCCTACCGCTCCGGCACGTTTGACTACTACACCCACGAGCCCGTCATCGCAAACGACGCGAAGGGCATCGGAGCCTTCCTGATGGCCGGCAGTGAGATGGAGCAGGCATCCACCCAGGCCATCGCCCGGAACAAAACGGTTTTGGTCGATGCGTTTTTTAACTCCCAGACCCGCCCTAACCCGGCCGGTGGCACCGAGCTCTTCCACTACAAGTGGGACGACGACTCCAATAACGGCTTCTCCTTCTTCGGACGCATGTTCCAGCGTTACGGCATGAAGCTCGCCACCGAGAAGACCGCACCCACCGCCGACGATCTGAAGCACGCCAGCATCTATGTCTTCGCCTCGCCCGACATCCCGTCGAAGAACCCCAGCCCAAACTATATGGACGCGCACTCGGTGGACGTCATCGCCGCATGGGTCAAGGCCGGCGGTACGCTAGTTCTGATGCAGAACGATGGCCCCAACGCCGAGTTCGCGCACTTCGACGCACTCGGCGATCGCTTCGGCATCCACTTCAACCCCGTACTGCGCAACCACGTTCTCACCGCCGACAAGACCCCCGGCCTCCTCACCATTCCTGCCGGTACCGGCGGCATCTTCAAGCAGGAGCATCACACCTACATGAAGGACACCTGCACCATCACAGTCTCGGGCGCGGCCAGGTCGATCCTCATCGACAAGGGTGACACCATGATGGCCGTCGCGCACTACGGGAAGGGAACGGTCTACGCCGTCGTCGACCCATGGCTCTACAACGAGTACACCGATGGCCGAAACCTCGTGCCATCGATCGACACCTACGCCGCCGGCCTGGAACTCGTCGACTGGCTGGCGAGACGGGCTAAATAG